A region of Malaciobacter marinus DNA encodes the following proteins:
- a CDS encoding cobyric acid synthase has product MKNISIFGTSSDAGKSTLTFVIGKILQEEGFSVAAFKAQNVSNNSKVCDDGSEIAIAQYFQSEVLGVPTSYHLNPILLKSGRGSSASLIVEGKVVTNKDVREYYRDLDLLKPAVKRCYEYLDEKYDCIVSEGAGSPVELNLMDKDLSNIFIADYYNTKIILVANIEKGGVFASIYGCYHLLPKKLRQNVIGVIINKFRGDISLFDEGIRIIEEDFKIPVLGVLPYSAFNLGFEDSESLQNFIQIKKNYKVNVGVISYPTMSNYNDIEPLIADEEVFVEFISSNISLDKFDLIILPGSKLVIKDLKWLRDTGLFGNIKGFKKNIFTICGGYEMMFESLNDKYALENESETIEKGLAFIDDNIIFEKEKILKKSSYKLFGFDVSGFEIHHGVSKKYPLEYENKNLKGTFIHGIFDNDEFRTSYFKSICHDYEGFSFKEYKKSKVDEFVNKMKSKLDVKRILKSVL; this is encoded by the coding sequence ATGAAAAATATCTCAATCTTTGGTACAAGTAGTGATGCTGGAAAATCTACTTTAACTTTTGTAATAGGAAAAATTTTACAAGAAGAGGGCTTTAGTGTTGCAGCATTTAAAGCACAAAATGTATCAAATAATTCAAAAGTTTGTGATGATGGAAGTGAGATTGCAATTGCTCAATATTTTCAAAGTGAGGTTTTAGGTGTTCCTACTTCATATCACCTAAATCCAATACTTTTAAAATCAGGAAGGGGAAGTAGTGCTTCACTTATAGTTGAGGGAAAAGTAGTTACAAACAAAGATGTGAGAGAATACTATAGGGATTTAGACCTTTTAAAACCAGCTGTAAAAAGATGTTATGAGTATTTAGATGAAAAGTATGATTGTATAGTAAGTGAGGGTGCTGGAAGTCCTGTTGAACTTAACTTGATGGATAAAGATTTATCAAATATTTTTATTGCAGATTATTATAATACAAAAATTATATTAGTAGCTAATATTGAAAAAGGTGGTGTTTTTGCTTCAATTTATGGGTGCTATCACTTGTTACCTAAGAAGTTAAGGCAGAATGTAATTGGAGTAATTATAAACAAATTTAGAGGAGATATCTCTTTATTTGATGAGGGTATAAGAATCATAGAAGAAGATTTTAAAATTCCAGTATTGGGAGTATTGCCTTATAGTGCATTTAATTTAGGATTTGAAGATAGCGAAAGTTTACAAAATTTTATTCAAATAAAGAAAAACTATAAAGTAAATGTAGGTGTGATTTCATATCCTACTATGAGTAACTACAATGATATAGAACCACTAATTGCTGATGAAGAGGTTTTTGTAGAGTTTATAAGTTCAAATATCTCTTTAGATAAGTTTGATTTGATAATACTTCCTGGTTCTAAGCTTGTAATAAAAGATTTAAAATGGCTAAGAGATACAGGACTTTTTGGAAATATTAAAGGGTTCAAAAAAAATATTTTTACAATTTGTGGTGGCTATGAGATGATGTTTGAAAGCTTAAATGATAAATACGCTTTAGAAAATGAAAGTGAAACAATAGAAAAAGGACTTGCTTTTATCGATGATAATATTATCTTTGAAAAAGAGAAAATACTAAAAAAGAGTAGTTATAAACTATTTGGCTTTGATGTAAGTGGATTTGAAATACACCATGGAGTCTCAAAAAAATATCCTTTAGAGTATGAAAATAAAAATCTAAAAGGGACATTTATTCATGGTATTTTTGACAATGATGAGTTTAGAACAAGCTATTTTAAATCTATTTGTCATGATTATGAAGGTTTTAGCTTTAAAGAGTATAAGAAAAGTAAAGTTGATGAATTTGTAAATAAGATGAAAAGTAAACTTGATGTAAAAAGGATACTTAAAAGTGTTTTATAG
- the dtd gene encoding D-aminoacyl-tRNA deacylase yields MIAVVQRVNSSSVTVDNEVVGKISNGLNILLGVKKGDKKEDITKLVNKIVNLRIFQDENDKMNLSLLDIKGEALIISQFTLAANVKKGRRPSFDSSEKPDIAKEMYEQFVKEFEFLGVHTQTGIFGAHMDVNIQNDGPVTFIVDSNELN; encoded by the coding sequence ATGATAGCAGTAGTTCAAAGAGTTAATTCTTCAAGTGTTACAGTTGATAATGAAGTTGTAGGTAAGATAAGCAATGGACTTAATATATTACTTGGTGTTAAAAAAGGTGATAAAAAAGAAGATATAACTAAACTTGTAAACAAAATAGTAAACCTAAGAATTTTCCAAGATGAAAATGACAAAATGAACCTATCACTTTTAGATATTAAAGGTGAGGCTTTGATTATCTCTCAATTTACCCTAGCAGCAAATGTAAAAAAAGGAAGACGCCCAAGTTTTGATAGTAGTGAAAAGCCTGACATAGCAAAAGAGATGTATGAACAGTTTGTAAAAGAGTTTGAGTTCTTAGGAGTTCATACTCAAACAGGTATTTTTGGAGCACATATGGATGTAAATATTCAAAATGATGGACCAGTTACTTTTATTGTTGATAGTAATGAATTAAATTAA
- a CDS encoding FISUMP domain-containing protein → MKSIKKLAVLIIPLYLFAGLLYAEIKHNGLTYGTIKSPITGKVWLDRNLGASQACTSFDDKACYGDYYQWGRAADGHEKTNSKVVSTQAKSSSNVGHGDFIKSPFSGERYDWAYEVDKDGSIREANWNPCPKGYKVPTSGELIAERYGIYNKDDAYNKLKLPLAGYRSSHLGSFNNQGSHGYLWSSSAKDFDAYYIDFDSSKVALYDNDRALGLSIRCIED, encoded by the coding sequence ATGAAAAGTATAAAAAAATTAGCTGTTTTGATTATACCTTTATATTTATTTGCAGGCTTACTATATGCAGAGATTAAGCACAATGGACTTACATACGGTACTATAAAATCACCTATTACAGGAAAAGTTTGGCTTGATAGAAACTTAGGTGCTTCACAAGCTTGTACATCTTTTGATGATAAGGCTTGTTATGGAGACTATTATCAGTGGGGAAGAGCAGCAGATGGTCATGAAAAAACAAATAGTAAAGTAGTTTCTACTCAAGCAAAATCCTCATCAAATGTAGGTCATGGAGACTTTATAAAGTCACCTTTTAGTGGTGAAAGATATGACTGGGCATACGAGGTGGATAAGGATGGCTCTATTAGAGAAGCAAACTGGAATCCATGCCCCAAAGGGTATAAAGTACCAACATCAGGTGAATTAATAGCTGAAAGGTATGGCATATATAATAAAGATGATGCTTATAATAAGTTAAAACTTCCATTAGCAGGTTATCGTAGTAGTCACTTAGGCTCTTTTAATAATCAAGGTTCACATGGATATTTATGGTCAAGCTCAGCTAAAGACTTTGATGCATATTATATTGATTTTGATAGTTCAAAAGTAGCATTGTATGATAACGACAGAGCTCTTGGATTATCAATTCGTTGTATAGAAGATTAA
- a CDS encoding aminotransferase class I/II-fold pyridoxal phosphate-dependent enzyme — MKTFEHGGDVQSFAKSINCKLEEVIDLSSNINFVKPEIACDFNSLEISAYPKYEKLYSKIAKNYKVKEFELELYNGGSSAIFTLFRHLDLNHCTIYSPAYLEYKKACHIYKYDYNLINRLERVDVPIEKNTLVVFVNPSTPDGTYYELEKFLNYWQKQNATVLIDESFLDFTDKNSAVKYIHRYEKLYVLKSMTKFYSSAGVRVGSIISNKLNIDELKKFEPMWKLSAFDSEYLQKALEDEKFKKVAKAINVKNKIYLEKILQNSNLVEFIFNSSANFVLARLKNHTAKQLQEKLKEYKIMIRDCSNFDFLDEKFIRVAVKSQNDLDAFKKALDAISK; from the coding sequence TTGAAAACTTTTGAGCATGGAGGTGATGTGCAAAGTTTTGCAAAAAGTATAAATTGTAAGCTTGAAGAAGTTATAGATTTATCTTCAAATATAAACTTTGTAAAGCCAGAAATAGCTTGTGATTTCAATAGTCTAGAAATATCTGCATATCCAAAATATGAAAAATTATATAGTAAAATAGCAAAAAATTACAAAGTAAAAGAGTTTGAATTAGAACTATATAATGGTGGAAGTAGTGCTATTTTTACACTTTTTAGGCACTTAGATTTAAATCACTGTACTATTTATTCGCCTGCTTATTTAGAGTATAAAAAAGCTTGTCATATTTATAAGTATGATTATAATCTTATAAATAGACTTGAAAGAGTTGATGTACCAATTGAAAAAAACACTCTTGTAGTCTTTGTAAACCCATCAACTCCTGATGGGACATATTATGAACTTGAAAAGTTTTTAAACTATTGGCAAAAACAAAATGCAACAGTTTTAATTGATGAGAGTTTTTTAGATTTTACAGATAAAAACTCTGCTGTAAAATATATACATAGATATGAAAAATTATATGTATTAAAATCAATGACAAAGTTTTATAGCAGTGCAGGAGTTAGAGTAGGTTCTATTATTTCTAATAAATTAAATATTGATGAGTTAAAGAAATTTGAACCTATGTGGAAGCTTTCTGCTTTTGATAGTGAATATTTACAAAAAGCCTTAGAAGATGAAAAATTTAAAAAAGTAGCAAAAGCAATAAATGTAAAAAATAAAATCTACTTAGAAAAAATCTTACAAAATAGTAATTTAGTCGAGTTTATATTTAATAGTAGTGCAAATTTTGTTTTAGCAAGACTTAAAAATCATACAGCAAAACAGTTACAAGAAAAGTTAAAAGAGTATAAAATAATGATACGAGATTGTAGTAATTTTGATTTTTTAGATGAGAAATTTATACGAGTTGCTGTAAAGTCTCAAAATGATTTAGATGCTTTTAAAAAGGCTTTAGATGCTATTTCAAAATAA
- a CDS encoding adenosylcobinamide-GDP ribazoletransferase — MREIFNAFAFSLSYFTVFPVFVKEMTIDKNTFKYSLFFLPLIGSLIAIVTILVFMFLSSFFHPLYASVVSAVISFVLYGYLHTEAITDVVDAWFASYSGKDAYKIMKESTIGAIGAIATFSFVLLKVSIIAYLLYEKKYEIILIVFMFSRLSLTYILPFFKFNKDSFMSQAFEANGVNKVRFAVLIFLVFAIYLKISAFLLFILALLFLYLNLKILNKRFGFVNGDCLGCSIEITELLLLNIGFFL; from the coding sequence ATGAGAGAGATTTTTAATGCTTTTGCTTTTAGTCTATCATATTTTACAGTTTTTCCCGTATTTGTAAAAGAGATGACAATTGATAAAAATACTTTTAAATATAGTTTGTTTTTTTTACCATTAATTGGAAGTTTAATAGCAATTGTTACTATCTTGGTATTTATGTTTTTAAGTAGTTTTTTTCATCCTTTGTATGCAAGTGTTGTAAGTGCTGTAATATCTTTTGTTTTATATGGTTATTTACATACAGAAGCAATTACTGATGTTGTTGATGCTTGGTTTGCAAGTTATTCTGGAAAAGATGCTTATAAGATTATGAAAGAGTCAACTATTGGTGCAATTGGTGCAATTGCTACTTTTAGTTTTGTACTTTTAAAAGTATCAATTATTGCTTATTTACTTTATGAAAAAAAGTATGAAATTATCTTAATAGTTTTTATGTTTTCAAGACTTAGTTTAACATATATTTTACCATTTTTTAAATTCAATAAAGACAGCTTTATGAGTCAAGCTTTTGAAGCAAATGGAGTTAATAAAGTTAGATTTGCTGTTTTAATTTTTTTAGTTTTTGCAATATATTTAAAAATAAGTGCATTTTTACTTTTTATTTTGGCATTACTGTTTTTATATTTAAATTTAAAGATTTTAAATAAAAGATTTGGTTTTGTAAATGGAGATTGCTTAGGATGTTCTATTGAAATAACAGAGTTACTTCTTTTAAATATAGGATTTTTTCTTTGA
- a CDS encoding bifunctional adenosylcobinamide kinase/adenosylcobinamide-phosphate guanylyltransferase gives MKSFYFGGQKSGKSSCASKKALMLASSKPYYIATYDNSYEDKAMQDRVNRHIKQRAEEFITIEEPKDLTKVIKEKQTYLIDCMTMYILNNLENGYEFMEKQLEKLFKIDCNIIFILNDINNGVIPIDKYSREFVDISGLIGQFLAKNCDEVIEVKYSLERRLK, from the coding sequence ATGAAATCATTTTACTTTGGTGGACAAAAATCAGGAAAGAGTTCATGCGCTAGCAAAAAAGCACTTATGCTTGCTAGTTCAAAACCATACTATATTGCAACTTATGATAATTCATATGAAGATAAAGCTATGCAAGATAGAGTTAATAGGCATATAAAACAAAGAGCTGAAGAGTTTATTACTATTGAAGAGCCAAAAGATTTAACTAAAGTAATAAAAGAAAAGCAGACTTATTTAATAGATTGTATGACTATGTATATACTAAATAATCTTGAAAATGGTTATGAGTTTATGGAAAAACAGCTTGAAAAGCTTTTTAAAATTGATTGTAATATTATTTTTATTTTAAATGACATAAACAATGGAGTAATTCCTATTGATAAATATAGTAGAGAGTTCGTAGATATTTCAGGTTTAATTGGGCAGTTTTTAGCAAAAAATTGTGATGAAGTTATAGAAGTGAAATATTCATTAGAAAGAAGATTAAAATGA
- a CDS encoding MarC family protein — protein sequence MEFSSYFISIYLKMFFIMTPFFVLSVFLTVTNESTIKQRHALAIKITISVIIMSLVLLFFGQHIFAVFGITLDAFKIGAGALLFLTAVELINGNKDRQEINNKSVLDLAVVPLAIPVTMGPGTIGVLLVMGAEFNTFAKLMIGSLALVMAIFTIGVMLYLSSHIEKIVGKQGLMVISKITGLFLAALSAQIIFSGIKSFLNLG from the coding sequence TTGGAGTTTAGTTCGTATTTTATATCAATATATTTAAAAATGTTTTTTATTATGACACCATTTTTTGTTTTGTCTGTTTTTTTAACAGTTACAAATGAAAGTACAATAAAACAAAGACATGCACTTGCTATTAAAATTACAATTTCAGTTATTATTATGTCTTTAGTTTTACTATTTTTTGGTCAACATATTTTTGCAGTATTTGGAATTACTTTAGATGCTTTTAAAATAGGAGCAGGTGCCTTACTTTTTTTAACAGCTGTTGAACTTATAAATGGAAACAAAGATAGGCAAGAAATAAACAATAAGTCGGTTTTAGATTTAGCAGTTGTTCCTTTGGCGATTCCTGTGACTATGGGGCCTGGAACAATAGGGGTTTTACTTGTAATGGGTGCTGAGTTTAATACTTTTGCAAAATTAATGATTGGAAGTTTAGCTTTAGTTATGGCTATTTTTACAATTGGTGTGATGTTATATTTATCAAGCCATATTGAAAAAATTGTTGGAAAACAAGGACTTATGGTCATTTCTAAAATTACAGGACTTTTTCTTGCTGCTTTATCTGCACAAATTATTTTTAGTGGAATTAAAAGCTTTTTAAATTTAGGATAA
- the cobT gene encoding nicotinate mononucleotide-dependent phosphoribosyltransferase CobT — protein sequence MNFNTILGTKDFLEYLRGKQASFLLACSVTNTAQIKGISQAGIPGKMYLTPTLDAEFLATKEVRSLDNIATTTKGIPTPALITRAVHELKAFSNLEFLNLGFEILPKFEYFKIHDFDITASENIKTGANIDAMEVFEKGVEFGQNYKTSSEYTILAETIPAGTTTAMATALALGYDCKELFSSSFKNSPNSIKDEVLKKALENIKPNMDIFERLSCVSDNMIIFNAGFILGIQATKHKLILAGGTQMAAVLLTVNSILKTMGGEIDSSKLALCTTKWLFEDESSDIKALLELLDFKINAYNSQFDFSTSKSKVLKLYDKGEAKEGVGAGAALVYASINGIKKEDIINKVEEFLGE from the coding sequence ATGAACTTTAATACTATTTTAGGTACAAAAGATTTTTTAGAGTATTTAAGAGGTAAACAAGCCTCTTTTTTACTAGCATGTTCTGTTACAAATACAGCTCAAATCAAGGGTATTTCACAAGCTGGTATTCCAGGAAAAATGTATTTAACTCCTACTTTAGATGCAGAGTTTCTAGCTACAAAAGAAGTACGTTCTTTAGATAATATTGCTACAACTACTAAAGGTATTCCAACACCTGCACTTATTACAAGAGCAGTTCACGAATTAAAAGCTTTCTCAAACTTAGAGTTTTTAAATTTAGGTTTTGAAATTTTGCCTAAATTTGAGTACTTTAAAATTCATGATTTTGATATAACCGCAAGTGAAAATATAAAAACAGGTGCAAATATTGATGCAATGGAAGTTTTTGAAAAAGGAGTTGAGTTTGGACAAAATTATAAGACTTCTAGTGAGTATACAATCTTAGCTGAAACTATTCCTGCTGGAACTACAACAGCAATGGCAACAGCGCTTGCATTAGGATATGATTGTAAAGAGTTATTCTCAAGCTCTTTTAAAAATAGCCCAAATAGTATAAAAGATGAGGTGTTAAAAAAAGCACTTGAAAATATAAAACCTAATATGGATATTTTTGAAAGATTATCATGTGTAAGTGATAATATGATAATTTTTAATGCTGGGTTTATTTTAGGTATTCAAGCAACAAAACATAAGTTAATACTTGCAGGTGGAACTCAAATGGCAGCAGTTTTATTGACTGTTAATTCAATACTTAAAACAATGGGTGGAGAAATTGATAGTTCAAAACTTGCACTTTGTACAACAAAATGGCTTTTTGAAGATGAAAGTTCAGATATAAAAGCACTTTTAGAGTTATTGGATTTTAAAATAAATGCATATAATTCGCAATTTGATTTCTCAACTAGTAAAAGTAAAGTCTTAAAACTTTATGATAAAGGTGAAGCAAAAGAGGGTGTAGGGGCAGGAGCAGCACTTGTCTATGCAAGTATAAATGGTATAAAAAAAGAAGATATTATTAATAAAGTAGAAGAGTTTTTAGGAGAGTAA
- a CDS encoding response regulator transcription factor: protein MKILLLEDNKRLSELIIEALEQKNYKVDWFENGKDAINAIYDGYDCFILDINVPGIDGLTLLKDIRSMDENTPAIIISANVELDTIKNAYSKGCDEYIKKPFYIYELETKLKKLCVQDKSDISLPENYTYNIINETLYDDKNQFIKLAKKEILLMTLFVKNLDKVVTFDHIEQYVWQGDLTTNENIRALVKRLRKKLPKNTIVSQGGMGYKLNIN from the coding sequence TTGAAAATATTACTACTAGAAGATAACAAGAGGTTATCAGAACTTATTATTGAAGCATTAGAGCAAAAAAATTATAAGGTAGATTGGTTCGAAAATGGTAAAGATGCAATAAATGCAATCTATGATGGGTATGATTGTTTTATTTTAGATATAAATGTTCCAGGAATTGATGGACTTACTTTATTAAAAGATATTAGAAGTATGGATGAAAATACACCTGCTATTATTATTAGTGCAAATGTTGAATTGGACACTATTAAAAATGCATACTCTAAAGGTTGTGATGAGTATATTAAAAAACCTTTTTACATATATGAATTAGAAACAAAATTAAAGAAATTATGTGTGCAGGATAAATCAGATATCTCTTTACCTGAAAATTATACTTATAATATAATAAATGAAACTTTATATGATGATAAAAATCAATTTATAAAATTAGCAAAAAAAGAGATTCTTCTTATGACTTTATTTGTTAAAAATTTAGATAAAGTAGTTACCTTTGATCATATAGAACAGTATGTTTGGCAAGGTGATTTAACTACAAATGAAAATATAAGAGCTTTAGTAAAAAGACTTAGAAAAAAACTTCCTAAAAATACAATTGTTTCTCAAGGTGGCATGGGTTATAAACTAAATATCAATTAA